From Halorubrum salinarum, the proteins below share one genomic window:
- a CDS encoding ACT domain-containing protein — translation MFDEILEKFEGSPSQQAVIRLFLERGFSVNEEGRVVSGGIEIPYTGIARELDVDRRVVDSTTDAILADPELKRIFTNISSVPSLMDLAPVLDLTVLTIEVAAADEAGIVAEVTGILADRGVSIRQVLSEDPEFTDDPKLYVITDADLSGDLLVEIRDLDYVRRVGF, via the coding sequence ATGTTCGACGAGATCCTCGAGAAGTTCGAGGGGTCACCCAGCCAGCAGGCGGTGATCCGGCTCTTCCTGGAGCGCGGCTTCTCCGTCAACGAGGAGGGCCGGGTCGTCTCCGGCGGGATCGAGATCCCGTACACCGGCATCGCGCGCGAGCTCGACGTCGACCGCCGCGTCGTCGACTCGACGACGGACGCGATCCTGGCCGACCCCGAGCTGAAGCGCATCTTCACCAACATCTCGTCGGTGCCGAGCCTGATGGATCTCGCTCCCGTCTTGGACCTCACGGTGCTCACCATCGAGGTCGCGGCCGCCGACGAGGCCGGGATCGTCGCCGAGGTGACCGGAATCCTGGCCGACCGCGGCGTCTCGATCCGACAGGTGCTGAGCGAGGACCCCGAGTTCACCGACGACCCGAAGCTGTACGTGATCACCGACGCCGACCTGTCCGGCGACCTGCTCGTGGAGATCCGCGACCTCGACTACGTCCGCCGCGTCGGCTTCTGA
- a CDS encoding histidine kinase, producing MATETATATDVPTETGHWQAGVTGGIVGALVFGAMMSILTPGVLEMGIPAMYGIAGPAGALGWVIHVSHGAIIGLGFVAITSLRPALGDSIGTGVGAGAGYGLVVWVALAVVVMPIWLGAVGFAGAPPLPNIGVESLVGHVVYGAVLGGVYSAMAN from the coding sequence ATGGCGACAGAAACTGCGACGGCGACCGACGTACCGACCGAGACCGGACACTGGCAAGCGGGCGTAACGGGCGGCATCGTCGGAGCGCTCGTCTTCGGCGCGATGATGTCGATACTGACGCCCGGCGTCCTCGAGATGGGGATCCCGGCGATGTACGGCATCGCGGGGCCCGCCGGCGCCCTCGGCTGGGTGATCCACGTGTCTCACGGCGCGATCATCGGTCTCGGATTCGTCGCGATCACGAGTCTGAGACCCGCTCTCGGCGACTCGATCGGGACAGGTGTCGGCGCCGGCGCGGGCTACGGCCTCGTCGTGTGGGTCGCGCTCGCCGTTGTCGTGATGCCGATCTGGCTGGGCGCCGTTGGCTTCGCGGGCGCGCCTCCGCTGCCGAACATCGGCGTCGAGAGCCTCGTCGGCCACGTCGTCTACGGCGCGGTCCTCGGCGGCGTCTACTCGGCGATGGCGAACTGA
- a CDS encoding ATP-dependent DNA helicase — MSESPHLRFFPYEEPYPNQREAMDRVANALDRGQDVLFEGAPGTGKTLSALVPALEHAREHDRTVVITTNVHQQMRQFVEDARAITREEPIRAVVFKGKSSMCHIDVDYQECQTLRDTTREMVETESDVRELESRQRELLAESREGDAGAAEAREAIMDELDELEAELDEYEAANVCEHYRNNLTRDTDEFFGWLFEDVRTPEDVYAYADERELCGYELLKEGMEGVDLVVCNYHHLLDPNIREQFFRWIDRDPSEIITVFDEAHNIEDAARDHATRTLTENTLDAALDELADSDDSRAEPAENVLRAFRDALVETYEDGLGFGGVDENWEDVSIANDDRRDDLTLAFLRNYEGRGIDTEAELAVQLGQAIDEEYERRYRDGEATTRSESQTLAAARFVATWMDEGAEFGQYPVVSVRRDAGTDEVYGRAELYTCIPRNVTGELFDEVAASVLMSATLRPFDVTEDVLGLEDAASMAYEMGYPEANRRTFAADVPPLFASDRNDPETQAAVSSLLRDAIRFTPGNTLAFFPSYAEAERYHERLTGPGGAASGAAARGSGGAGAADLGPVYLDGPGEDEERLRSEFVESDGAALFTSLWGTLGEGVSFDGDDARTVVVVGVPYPHLSDRTQAVQDAYDRAFADRDRARDPGWTYAVEIPTIRKTRQALGRVIRGPDDFGVRILADRRYTTADMGKYSVRSAFPPEEREELLDVDPTKLKFAMLNFYQDHDAYDGQPPSP, encoded by the coding sequence GTGTCAGAGTCGCCGCACCTGCGGTTCTTCCCGTACGAGGAGCCCTACCCGAACCAGCGCGAGGCGATGGACAGGGTCGCCAACGCGCTGGACCGGGGGCAGGACGTGCTGTTCGAGGGCGCGCCCGGGACGGGCAAGACGCTCTCCGCGCTCGTGCCCGCCCTGGAACACGCCCGCGAGCACGACCGCACGGTCGTCATCACGACCAACGTCCACCAGCAGATGCGGCAGTTCGTCGAGGACGCCCGCGCCATCACCCGCGAGGAACCCATCCGCGCGGTCGTCTTCAAGGGGAAGTCGTCGATGTGCCACATCGACGTCGACTACCAAGAGTGTCAGACCCTCCGGGACACCACCCGCGAGATGGTCGAGACGGAGTCGGACGTCCGCGAACTGGAGTCGCGACAGCGCGAGCTGTTAGCCGAGAGCCGCGAGGGCGACGCGGGCGCCGCGGAGGCCCGCGAGGCGATCATGGACGAGCTCGACGAGCTTGAGGCCGAGCTCGACGAGTACGAGGCCGCGAACGTCTGCGAACACTACCGGAACAACCTCACCCGCGACACCGACGAGTTCTTCGGGTGGCTGTTCGAGGACGTCCGAACGCCCGAGGACGTGTACGCGTACGCCGACGAGCGCGAGCTGTGCGGCTACGAGCTGCTGAAGGAGGGGATGGAGGGCGTCGACCTCGTCGTCTGTAACTACCACCACCTCCTCGACCCGAACATCCGCGAGCAGTTCTTCCGGTGGATCGACCGCGACCCGAGCGAGATAATCACCGTCTTCGACGAGGCGCACAACATCGAGGACGCCGCGCGCGACCACGCCACCCGGACGCTGACCGAGAACACCCTCGACGCCGCGCTCGACGAGCTGGCCGACAGCGACGACTCCCGCGCGGAGCCCGCGGAGAACGTCCTCCGCGCCTTCCGCGACGCCCTCGTCGAGACCTACGAGGACGGGCTCGGGTTCGGCGGGGTCGACGAGAACTGGGAGGACGTCTCGATCGCCAACGACGACCGCCGCGACGACCTCACGCTGGCGTTCCTCCGCAACTACGAGGGGCGGGGGATAGACACCGAGGCCGAGCTCGCCGTCCAGCTCGGCCAGGCGATAGACGAGGAGTACGAGCGCCGCTACCGCGACGGGGAGGCGACGACCCGCTCGGAGTCGCAGACGCTCGCGGCCGCCCGGTTCGTCGCGACGTGGATGGACGAGGGCGCGGAGTTCGGCCAGTACCCGGTGGTCTCCGTCCGGCGCGACGCGGGCACCGACGAGGTGTACGGGCGCGCGGAGCTGTACACCTGTATCCCGCGGAACGTCACCGGCGAGCTGTTCGACGAGGTGGCCGCCTCGGTCCTGATGAGCGCGACGCTGCGCCCGTTCGACGTGACCGAGGACGTGCTGGGGCTGGAGGACGCCGCGTCGATGGCCTACGAGATGGGCTACCCCGAGGCGAACCGCCGGACGTTCGCCGCCGACGTGCCGCCGCTTTTCGCCTCGGACCGCAACGACCCGGAGACCCAGGCGGCGGTGTCGTCGCTGCTCCGCGACGCGATCCGGTTCACCCCGGGCAACACGCTCGCCTTCTTCCCCTCGTACGCGGAGGCCGAGCGCTACCACGAGCGGCTCACCGGCCCGGGCGGCGCGGCGTCCGGCGCCGCCGCCCGGGGCTCCGGCGGGGCGGGCGCGGCCGACCTCGGCCCCGTCTACCTCGACGGCCCGGGCGAGGACGAGGAGCGGCTCCGCAGCGAGTTCGTCGAGAGCGACGGCGCCGCGCTGTTCACGTCGCTGTGGGGGACGCTCGGCGAGGGGGTGAGCTTCGACGGCGACGACGCCCGCACGGTCGTCGTCGTGGGCGTCCCGTACCCGCACCTCTCGGACCGCACCCAGGCCGTTCAGGACGCCTACGACCGGGCGTTCGCGGACCGCGACCGCGCCCGCGACCCGGGGTGGACCTACGCGGTCGAGATCCCGACGATCCGCAAGACCCGACAGGCGCTCGGGCGAGTGATCCGCGGCCCCGACGACTTCGGGGTGCGGATCCTCGCGGACCGCCGCTACACGACCGCCGACATGGGGAAGTACTCGGTCCGGTCCGCGTTCCCGCCCGAGGAGCGCGAGGAGCTGCTCGACGTCGACCCGACGAAGCTGAAGTTCGCGATGCTGAACTTCTACCAGGACCACGACGCCTACGACGGCCAGCCGCCGTCGCCGTGA
- a CDS encoding DUF7473 family protein — MLLQTVTPVSVLGTTVLLALFLSVTAHIAARNVLGDVDPRRALYVGPLPAVISVVGNAFELSGALILLAALLVDGTMFWWSYEQPRRTVLAMTLIHGVVTTLLSGLLLVASILIASMPG, encoded by the coding sequence ATGCTCTTACAGACGGTGACGCCGGTCTCCGTGCTCGGGACGACCGTCCTGTTGGCGCTGTTCCTCTCCGTGACAGCGCACATCGCGGCCCGGAACGTCCTCGGCGACGTCGACCCCCGGCGCGCCCTCTACGTCGGGCCGCTGCCCGCCGTGATCAGCGTCGTCGGGAACGCGTTCGAGCTCTCCGGGGCGCTCATCCTCCTCGCGGCGCTCCTCGTCGACGGGACGATGTTCTGGTGGAGCTACGAGCAGCCGCGGCGGACGGTGCTCGCGATGACGCTGATCCACGGCGTGGTCACGACGCTGCTCAGCGGGCTCCTGCTCGTGGCCTCGATCCTGATTGCGTCGATGCCGGGGTAG
- a CDS encoding TATA-box-binding protein: MTADPKETITVENVVASTGIGQELDLQSVAMDLEGADYDPEQFPGLVYRTTDPKSAALIFRSGKIVCTGANSIEAVHESLDTVFGELRALQIPIEDPEITVQNIVTSADLGESLNLNAIAIGLGLEHIEYEPEQFPGLVYRLDEPEVVALLFGSGKVVVTGGTSADDAAAAVDVIVEELNGLGLLG, from the coding sequence ATGACGGCCGACCCGAAGGAGACGATCACCGTAGAGAACGTCGTCGCCTCAACGGGGATCGGACAGGAGCTCGATCTCCAGAGCGTCGCGATGGACCTCGAGGGCGCCGACTACGACCCCGAGCAGTTCCCCGGGCTCGTCTACCGGACCACGGACCCGAAATCGGCCGCGCTGATCTTCCGGTCGGGGAAGATCGTCTGTACGGGGGCGAACTCGATCGAGGCGGTCCACGAGAGCCTCGACACCGTGTTCGGGGAGCTCCGCGCGCTCCAGATCCCCATCGAGGACCCGGAGATAACGGTCCAGAACATCGTCACCTCGGCCGACCTCGGCGAGAGCCTGAACCTGAACGCGATCGCGATCGGCCTCGGCTTAGAGCACATCGAGTACGAGCCGGAGCAGTTCCCCGGGCTCGTCTACCGCCTCGACGAGCCGGAGGTCGTCGCGCTGCTGTTCGGCAGCGGCAAGGTCGTCGTCACCGGCGGCACCAGCGCCGACGACGCGGCCGCCGCCGTCGACGTGATCGTCGAGGAGCTGAACGGGCTCGGGCTGCTGGGGTGA
- a CDS encoding methyltransferase domain-containing protein — protein MYWLELAGETDAFAAREAATAATGVDLLAPGVARTGGIDRDHAGRLAYTRAAHEAIARTDADVDAAAAALRAASLDRSGTVAVRARDVRATAGVSTGAAERALGSVLVDRGFEVDLDDPDHVLRALFAAGPRAEHDAVAGADGGDADLCALGWVAVEAARDFAPDPTDRPFFQPGSMAPADARAYANLAGAAPGRTLLDTMCGTGGLPLEAGLVGADAVACDAQAKMVRGARENLREYLGEAGGDGAPDWHVARGDATALPLPDDAVDGVAFDAPYGRQSKIARHELADLVGGALDEAARVAPRAVLVADRDWRAPARAAGWTVDAAFERRVHRSLTRHVLVLRRGDAG, from the coding sequence GTGTACTGGCTCGAACTCGCCGGCGAGACGGACGCCTTCGCGGCCCGCGAGGCCGCCACCGCCGCGACCGGCGTCGACCTCCTCGCGCCGGGCGTCGCGCGCACCGGCGGGATCGACCGCGATCACGCCGGTCGGCTCGCGTACACCCGCGCCGCGCACGAGGCGATCGCGCGGACGGACGCCGACGTCGACGCCGCGGCCGCCGCGCTCCGGGCCGCGTCGCTCGACCGCTCCGGGACCGTGGCGGTCCGCGCCCGCGACGTCCGGGCCACGGCCGGCGTCTCGACGGGGGCGGCCGAGCGCGCGCTCGGCAGCGTCCTCGTCGACCGCGGGTTCGAGGTCGACCTCGACGACCCTGATCACGTCCTCCGCGCGCTGTTCGCGGCCGGCCCGCGCGCCGAGCACGACGCGGTGGCCGGCGCGGACGGCGGCGACGCGGACCTGTGCGCCCTCGGCTGGGTCGCGGTCGAGGCGGCCCGCGACTTCGCGCCGGACCCCACCGACCGCCCCTTCTTCCAGCCGGGGAGCATGGCCCCGGCCGACGCCCGCGCCTACGCCAACCTCGCGGGCGCCGCCCCGGGCCGGACCCTCCTCGACACGATGTGCGGTACCGGCGGCCTCCCGCTGGAGGCCGGCCTCGTCGGCGCCGACGCCGTCGCCTGCGACGCGCAGGCGAAGATGGTCCGCGGCGCGCGGGAGAACCTCCGCGAGTACCTGGGCGAGGCCGGCGGCGACGGGGCCCCCGACTGGCACGTCGCGCGCGGCGACGCGACCGCGCTCCCCCTCCCCGACGACGCCGTCGACGGGGTCGCGTTCGACGCCCCGTACGGCCGGCAGTCGAAGATCGCTCGCCACGAGCTCGCGGACCTCGTCGGTGGCGCGCTCGACGAGGCCGCTCGGGTCGCGCCGCGCGCGGTGCTGGTTGCGGACCGCGACTGGCGCGCCCCCGCCCGCGCCGCCGGCTGGACCGTCGACGCCGCCTTCGAGCGCCGCGTCCACCGCTCGCTGACGCGCCACGTGCTGGTGTTGCGCCGCGGCGACGCGGGGTGA
- a CDS encoding ORC1-type DNA replication protein — MTGDAGDMLSWDESVFRDESVFEIDHVPETFRHRESQLENLKYALRPAVRGSRPLNTMVRGPPGTGKTTAVQKLFGELGARTEVRTVRVNCQVDSTRYAVFSRLFEGIFEYEPPSSGISFKKLFGQITDRLVEEDEVLVVALDDVNYLFYENEASDTLYSLLRAHEAHSGAKIGVIVVSSDLGLDVIDDLDTRVQSVFRPEEVYFPVYDATEIYDILAERAKRGFHEGVIGDAELDRVADLTAESGDLRVGIDLLRRAGLNAEMRASKTVSEEDVEDAYDKSKHVHLSRSLRGLSDSERDLVRVLAEHDGERAGAVYDAFNDATDLGYTRYSEIINKLDQLGVIDAEYADVDGRGRSRELSLAYDAEAVLDRLE, encoded by the coding sequence ATGACCGGGGACGCCGGGGACATGCTCTCGTGGGACGAGTCCGTGTTCCGCGATGAGTCGGTGTTCGAGATCGACCACGTCCCCGAGACGTTCCGCCACCGGGAGAGCCAGCTGGAGAACCTGAAGTACGCGCTCCGCCCCGCGGTCCGCGGCTCCCGCCCCCTCAACACGATGGTCCGCGGCCCGCCCGGCACCGGGAAGACCACCGCGGTCCAGAAGCTGTTCGGCGAGCTGGGCGCCCGGACCGAGGTCCGGACGGTGCGCGTCAACTGCCAGGTCGACTCGACACGCTACGCGGTGTTCTCCCGTCTGTTCGAGGGTATCTTCGAGTACGAGCCGCCCTCCTCCGGCATCTCCTTCAAGAAGCTGTTCGGCCAGATCACCGACCGGCTCGTCGAGGAGGACGAGGTCCTCGTCGTCGCCTTAGACGACGTGAACTACCTCTTCTACGAGAACGAGGCCTCCGACACCCTCTACTCGCTCCTGCGGGCCCACGAGGCCCACTCCGGCGCGAAGATCGGCGTCATCGTCGTCTCCTCGGACCTCGGCCTCGACGTGATCGACGACCTCGACACCCGGGTCCAGTCCGTCTTCCGCCCCGAGGAGGTGTACTTCCCCGTCTACGACGCGACCGAGATCTACGACATCCTCGCGGAGCGCGCCAAGCGCGGCTTCCACGAGGGCGTCATCGGCGACGCCGAGCTGGACCGCGTCGCGGACCTCACCGCCGAGAGCGGCGACCTCCGCGTCGGCATCGACCTCCTGCGCCGGGCCGGGCTCAACGCCGAGATGCGCGCCTCGAAGACGGTCTCCGAGGAGGACGTCGAGGACGCCTACGACAAGTCGAAGCACGTCCACCTCTCGCGGTCGCTCCGCGGCCTCTCCGACTCCGAGCGCGACCTCGTCCGGGTCCTCGCCGAACACGACGGCGAGCGCGCCGGCGCGGTGTACGACGCCTTCAACGACGCGACCGACCTCGGCTACACCCGCTACTCCGAGATCATCAACAAGCTCGACCAGCTCGGCGTGATCGACGCCGAGTACGCCGACGTCGATGGCCGCGGCCGCTCCCGCGAGCTCTCCCTCGCCTATGACGCGGAGGCGGTGCTGGACCGCTTGGAATAG
- the rpiA gene encoding ribose-5-phosphate isomerase RpiA yields MKTSGGSDAMKRRAGESAAEAVTDGDVVGLGTGSTAAHAIRRLGDRVDAGLDIRGVPTSFASRELAAEAGIPLLDLPDAVGPDGPGIDVAIDGADQVATGAEESDSPDSGGALIKGGGAAHAREKLVDAAADRFLVVADPSKESPRLDRSVPVEVLPAGRTAVAAAIRDAGGEPTLRRAERKDGPIVTDNGNLVLDCAFGEIADPAALSATLSAVPGVVEHGLFVGLADEVHVGTESGVRVDEV; encoded by the coding sequence ATGAAGACGAGCGGCGGGAGCGACGCGATGAAGCGGCGCGCCGGCGAGTCGGCGGCCGAGGCGGTGACTGACGGAGACGTGGTCGGCCTAGGGACCGGGTCGACCGCGGCGCACGCCATCCGGCGCCTCGGCGACCGGGTCGACGCCGGCCTCGATATTCGGGGGGTCCCCACCTCCTTCGCGAGCCGCGAACTCGCGGCCGAGGCGGGAATTCCGCTCCTCGACCTCCCGGACGCGGTCGGCCCCGACGGACCGGGGATCGACGTCGCGATCGACGGCGCCGATCAGGTGGCGACGGGCGCGGAGGAGTCTGATTCCCCAGATTCCGGCGGCGCGCTGATCAAGGGGGGCGGCGCGGCCCACGCCCGCGAGAAGCTCGTCGACGCCGCCGCGGACCGCTTCCTCGTCGTCGCGGACCCCTCGAAGGAGTCGCCGCGGCTGGACCGGTCCGTGCCGGTCGAGGTGCTGCCCGCGGGGCGGACCGCGGTCGCGGCGGCGATCCGGGACGCGGGCGGCGAGCCGACGCTGCGCCGCGCGGAGCGGAAGGACGGCCCCATCGTGACGGACAACGGGAACCTCGTGCTGGACTGCGCGTTCGGCGAGATCGCCGACCCGGCCGCCCTGTCGGCGACGCTGTCGGCGGTCCCGGGCGTGGTCGAGCACGGGCTCTTCGTCGGGCTCGCGGACGAGGTTCACGTCGGGACGGAGTCCGGCGTCCGGGTCGACGAGGTCTGA
- a CDS encoding DUF1931 family protein has product MADLIVKAAVKEALDDKNVASDFYDALDDEVDELLEDAARRAEANDRKTVQPRDL; this is encoded by the coding sequence ATGGCAGACCTCATTGTCAAAGCGGCCGTCAAGGAAGCCCTGGACGACAAGAACGTCGCTTCGGACTTCTACGACGCGCTGGACGACGAAGTGGACGAGCTGCTCGAAGACGCCGCGCGCCGCGCCGAGGCCAACGACCGGAAGACGGTCCAGCCGCGCGACCTGTAA
- the larB gene encoding nickel pincer cofactor biosynthesis protein LarB codes for MRETLAALEAGDIGIEEAESRLAGYATTDAGRFDAARERRRGIPEAILAEGKTPAEVAALATTALDTTGRALVTRADEAAASAVAAAVGDADADATVDRDDRAGTVVVHAADFEPPSLDAAVAVVAAGTADAAVAGEAAVVAREVGAAVDRVDDVGVANLDRILDQVDRVREADAVVVAAGREGALPTVVAGLVDAPVIAAPVSTGYGVGGEGVAALEGALQSCSVLTTVNVDAGFVAGAQAGLIARAVDAARAE; via the coding sequence ATGCGAGAGACGCTGGCGGCGCTCGAAGCGGGCGACATCGGGATCGAGGAGGCGGAGTCGCGGCTCGCGGGCTACGCGACCACGGACGCGGGGCGGTTCGACGCCGCCCGCGAGCGGCGGCGCGGGATCCCCGAGGCGATCCTCGCGGAGGGGAAGACGCCCGCGGAGGTCGCCGCGCTGGCGACCACGGCGCTCGACACCACCGGCCGGGCGCTCGTGACCCGCGCGGACGAGGCCGCCGCGTCCGCGGTCGCCGCGGCTGTCGGCGACGCCGACGCGGACGCGACGGTCGACCGCGACGACCGCGCCGGCACCGTCGTCGTCCACGCCGCCGACTTCGAGCCCCCGTCGCTCGACGCCGCGGTCGCGGTCGTGGCCGCCGGCACCGCGGACGCGGCGGTCGCCGGCGAGGCGGCGGTCGTCGCCCGCGAGGTCGGGGCCGCGGTCGACCGGGTCGACGACGTGGGGGTCGCCAACCTCGACCGGATCCTCGACCAGGTCGACCGGGTCCGCGAGGCCGACGCGGTCGTGGTCGCGGCCGGCCGCGAGGGGGCCCTCCCGACCGTCGTCGCCGGCCTCGTCGACGCCCCCGTGATCGCCGCCCCCGTCTCGACCGGCTACGGGGTCGGCGGCGAGGGAGTCGCGGCGCTGGAGGGGGCGCTCCAGTCGTGCTCCGTGCTCACGACCGTCAACGTCGACGCCGGGTTCGTCGCCGGCGCGCAGGCCGGCCTGATCGCCCGCGCGGTCGACGCGGCCCGGGCCGAGTGA
- a CDS encoding DUF7563 family protein: protein MPRCDHCGSHVSDRFARVFADEHGDLNACPKCSANAGIAEVSRERTRTGD from the coding sequence ATGCCACGCTGTGACCACTGCGGGTCGCACGTCTCGGACCGCTTCGCGCGCGTCTTCGCGGACGAGCACGGCGACCTGAACGCGTGCCCGAAGTGCTCCGCGAACGCGGGCATCGCCGAGGTGTCTCGCGAGCGGACGCGAACCGGGGACTGA
- a CDS encoding GIY-YIG nuclease family protein, with the protein MADHYVYVIECADGTLYTGYTTDVERRVAEHDAGEGAKYTRGRTPVTLRHVESFDSRSAAMSREHAVKSLSRAEKERLIDDG; encoded by the coding sequence GTGGCCGACCACTACGTGTACGTGATCGAGTGCGCCGACGGCACCCTCTACACCGGGTACACGACCGACGTCGAGCGCCGCGTCGCCGAGCACGACGCCGGGGAGGGCGCGAAGTACACCCGCGGGCGGACCCCCGTAACGCTGCGTCACGTCGAGTCGTTCGACTCGCGGTCGGCGGCGATGTCGCGGGAGCACGCCGTCAAGTCGCTGTCGCGCGCCGAGAAGGAGCGGCTGATCGACGACGGGTAG
- the hisG gene encoding ATP phosphoribosyltransferase, translating to MRIAVPNKGRLHEPTLSLLERAGLHVEETADRQLYADTVDEDVTVLFARAADIPEYVRDGAADLGVTGLDQAAESGGVVDSADEAADGDLVDLLDLGYGSCKLVLAAPEDGDVAAVEDLAGRTVATEFPSVTEAYLDRVGVDADVVTVTGATELTPHVDMADAIVDITSTGTTLKVNRLAVIDDVLDSSVRLFARPDVVDDPKVEQVLTAFESVLAADGRRYLMMNAPKARLDAVKDVIPGLGGPTVMDVEADENGNGMVAVHAVVDERDVFETISELRSVGATGILVTEIERLVE from the coding sequence ATGCGCATCGCCGTCCCCAACAAGGGCCGCCTACACGAGCCGACGCTCTCGCTGTTGGAGCGCGCGGGGCTCCACGTCGAGGAGACCGCCGACCGCCAGCTGTACGCCGACACCGTCGACGAGGACGTGACGGTGCTGTTCGCGCGGGCGGCCGACATCCCGGAGTACGTCCGCGACGGCGCCGCCGACCTCGGCGTCACCGGCCTCGACCAGGCGGCCGAGTCGGGCGGCGTCGTCGATTCCGCGGACGAGGCGGCCGACGGCGACCTCGTCGACCTGCTCGACTTGGGGTACGGCTCCTGTAAGCTCGTCCTCGCGGCGCCGGAGGACGGCGACGTGGCGGCCGTCGAGGACCTCGCCGGGCGGACGGTCGCCACCGAGTTCCCGAGCGTCACGGAGGCGTACCTCGACCGCGTGGGCGTCGACGCCGACGTGGTCACCGTGACGGGCGCGACCGAACTCACGCCGCACGTCGACATGGCCGACGCCATCGTCGACATCACCTCGACGGGGACGACGCTGAAGGTGAACCGCTTGGCCGTGATCGACGACGTGCTCGACTCCTCGGTGCGCCTGTTCGCCCGGCCGGACGTGGTCGACGACCCGAAGGTCGAGCAGGTACTGACTGCCTTCGAGTCGGTCCTCGCGGCGGACGGCCGCCGCTACCTGATGATGAACGCGCCCAAGGCGCGGCTCGACGCGGTGAAGGACGTGATCCCCGGGCTCGGGGGCCCGACCGTGATGGACGTGGAAGCCGACGAGAACGGCAACGGGATGGTCGCGGTCCACGCCGTCGTCGACGAGCGCGACGTGTTCGAGACCATCTCGGAGCTGCGCTCGGTGGGCGCGACCGGTATCCTCGTCACCGAGATCGAACGCCTCGTGGAGTAG